In the Choloepus didactylus isolate mChoDid1 chromosome 5, mChoDid1.pri, whole genome shotgun sequence genome, one interval contains:
- the TRA2A gene encoding transformer-2 protein homolog alpha isoform X3, whose protein sequence is MSNRRRHTGSRANPDPNTCLGVFGLSLYTTERDLREVFSRYGPLSGVNVVYDQRTGRSRGFAFVYFERIDDSKEAMERANGMELDGRRIRVDYSITKRAHTPTPGIYMGRPTHSGGGGGGGGGGGGGGGGRRRDSYYDRGYDRGYDRYEDYDYRYRRRSPSPYYSRYRSRSRSRSYSPRRY, encoded by the exons ATGTCTAACCGGAGACGACATACAGGGAGCAgg GCGAATCCTGATCCCAACACTTGTCTTGGAGTATTTGGCCTCAGTTTATACACAACAGAAAGAGATCTTCGTGAAGTATTTTCTCGATATGGACCTTTGAGTGGTGTCAATGTGGTTTATGATCAGCGAACCGGGCGATCACGAggatttgcttttgtttattttgagaGAATAGATGACTCAAAAGAG GCTATGGAAAGGGCAAATGGAATGGAGCTGGACGGTAGAAGAATTCGTGTGGATTATTCTATCACCAAGAGAGCGCATACACCTACACCAGGGATCTACATGGGCAGACCAACTCA tagtggtggtggtggcggaggtggaggtggtggcgGAGGTGGAGGTGGCGGCAGGCGGCGAGACTCTTACTATGATAGAGGATATGATCGAGGGTACGACAGATATGAAGACTATGATTACCGATATAG GAGAAGATCACCTTCTCCTTATTATAGTCGATACAGATCACGATCAAGGTCTCGTTCCTACAGCCCAA gACGCTATTGA